The following coding sequences lie in one Haematobia irritans isolate KBUSLIRL chromosome 3, ASM5000362v1, whole genome shotgun sequence genomic window:
- the LOC142229465 gene encoding nudC domain-containing protein 1, translated as MPKSVELRQDRTLIRSNFDGYKLSLEPVPVIKQELTSAPLKAEPNDDQYGLLHTEIFSMQNLLFVDPWMRTESYFLNCTDEIVRASYDENKGCPNEMQVIYKINKDIESNFVSKGEYNRTLRFISEKFCVVCDGVNKVLLLDTGNRLKAQEWQFIASATIIPNGIDSEEIGYVILDARLDIIQEKKQISLAMGHVQRVDSKEPGGNSVHFMNIHWCKWSQQEQQWHFDILDTLEGRGSIYYCAFEPRSESLVLSSNRELQWRSTKSDGVSDAKVVAEKPQLHGGDEDGTNVFGYSWSQTDDDIVVKFDVQPGMDKNSYNIKCTSYKITVKCNDEYLLDNELSDKIDNDLTTWTIENNYLQITLVKQDSGIPWNTLLSKGLGPKENTENNQENCLPIEQQPIANLEAPIEDCDFPMSMDEDEFTLSRFNLPSKSVTHSIILGSNPPLFTTSLRPGFPLAVATRQDVDCSLWLQQYNTSKPDEWSLRHEGNLHAFGYVQASKQQKKFMDCSPDLGYAVIAESHRHIFLYKSKYDTASGLRNRNGPQITIGKQHLITLDDAGEVLGLCTANSVVTLLTKKFVIFIQMTES; from the exons ATGCCGAAAAGCGTGGAATTAAGACAAGATCGTACTCTTATTCGTTCCAATTTCGATGGCTACAAGCTTTCTTTGGAGCCCGTACCGGTTATAAAACAGGAACTTACATCAGCTCCATTAAAAGCCGAACCGAACGACGATCAATATGGACTATTACACACGGAAATCTTTTCCATGCAAAACCTATTGTTCGTTGATCCTTGGATGAGGACCGAATCATACTTCCTTAATTGCACAGATGAAATAGTTCGTGCTAGCTATGATGAAAACAAAGGTTGTCCTAACGAAATGCAAGTCatatacaaaataaacaaagatatagaatcaaattttgtatcgaaGGGAGAGTATAATAGAACTTTGCGATTTATATCGGAAAAATTTTGCGTAGTGTGTGATGGAGTCAATAAGGTATTACTCCTTGATACAGGAAACCGTTTAAAAGCCCAAGAATGGCAATTTATTGCTAGTGCAACAATCATTCCCAACGGCATAGACTCGGAAGAAATTGGATATGTAATCTTGGACGCACGTTTGGATATCATTCaagaaaaaaagcaaatttcattggcCATGGGACACGTGCAACGAGTAGATTCGAAAGAGCCCGGTGGTAATAGTGTACACTTTATGAACATACATTGGTGTAAATGGTCTCAACAAGAACAACAATggcattttgatattttggataCTTTGGAAGGCAGAGGGTCGATATATTACTGTGCATTTGAACCAAGAAGTGAATCATTGGTATTAAGTTCTAATCGTGAACTTCAATGGCGCTCAACAAAATCTGATGGAGTGTCCGATGCTAAGGTGGTTGCAGAAAAACCCCAGCTACATGGTGGAGATGAAGATGGGACAAATGTATTTGGTTATTCATGGTCACAAACCGATGATGATATAGTTGTGAAATTTGATGTTCAACCAGGAATGGATAAAAATAGTTATAATATCAAATGTACCTCCTACAAAATAACGGTCAAATGTAATGATGAGTACCTTTTGGACAATGAGCTCAGTGATAAGATTGATAACGATCTAACAACATGGACCATT gaaaacaaTTATCTACAAATAACTCTGGTAAAACAAGATTCCGGTATTCCTTGGAACACACTGTTATCAAAAGGTCTGGGTCCAAAAGAGAACACTGAAAACAATCAAGAAAATTGTCTACCTATTGAACAACAACCTATAGCGAATCTGGAGGCACCCATAGAAGATTGCGATTTTCCAATGAGTATGGATGAGGACGAGTTTACTTTGT CTCGTTTCAACTTACCATCTAAGTCAGTAACACATTCCATAATATTGGGATCTAACCCGCCATTATTTACTACATCTTTGAGGCCAGGATTTCCTTTAGCCGTTGCCACAAGACAGGACGTTGATTGTTCCCTCTGGCTACAACAATACAACACGTCAAAACCCGATGAGTGGTCTCTGAGACATGAAGGAAATTTACATGCTTTTGGCTATGTTCAAGCAtcaaagcaacaaaaaaaatttatggactGTTCCCCAGATTTAGGATATGCAGTTATTGCAGAATCACATCGTCACATCTTTTTGTATAAATCAAAATACGATACTGCAAGTGGATTAAGAAACCGTAATGGACCTCAAATTACGATTGGCAAACAACATTTGATAACTTTGGATGATGCGGGTGAAGTTCTTGGACTATGTACGGCAAACAGTGTAGTTActttattaacgaaaaaatttgttatatttatacaaatgaCAGAgagttaa
- the RhoGAP5A gene encoding rho GTPase activating protein at 5A: MSLEEEKTENIQKVWKPELYKIQLEAPNPKPLHTNKILKNNVGNEEKIPNFYGTEYHGRMNHKEADELLNNKPDGTFIVRKSPGAEDYYTLSLRFNGKTKHFKIYFKSGEGHFLQEKSKHFESVYDLVADGLVSFYMQLHAAPIINEINQQTGNSYQSSPYMTLNRRKLRALSNDLRKSLVHKTNGNKDYLDDRKVIDSNKQISVVDGCSASTEKVIDQDVDTLLPFVYEKDHAFKVHTFKGLNWCEVCANFLWGFTAQGVKCEDCGIVAHNKCSELVPAKCLPDLKNIRGVFGTDLTTVVQLYQCSIPFVVRRCVEEVEARGMLQEGIYRVSGFADEIDALKLALDSEGEKTNMSETAYSNVNVIAGTLKLYLRLLPVPLITFQSYPSFMEASRINSQEEQIKRMAESAKKLPMAHYACLKFMMEHLKRVASHYAVNKMNEHNLATVFAPTLIATPQHLTNLTEEIFMLSFLITHCSSIFN, from the exons ATGTCATTGGAAGAGGAAAAgactgaaaatattcaaaaagtatGGAAACCAGAATTGTATAAAATCCAATTAGAAGCCCCAAATCCAAAACCtttacatacaaacaaaatcctgaaaaataatgTCGGGAATGAGGAGAAAATACCGAATTTCTATGGAACTGAATATCATGGACGAATGAATCACAAAGAAGCCGATGAATTATTAAACAATAAACCGGATGGAACATTTATAGTAAGAAAAAGTCCAGGGGCGGAAGACTACTATACACTTAGCTTGAGATTCAATgggaaaactaaacattttaagATCTACTTTAAAAGTGGGGAAGGTCATTTCTTGCAAGAAAAATCAAAACACTTCGAGTCGGTTTATGACCTTGTTGCAGATGGTTTGGTTAGCTTTTATATGCAACTCCATGCTGCTCCAATTATCAATGAAATAAATCAACAGACGGGGAATTCCTATCAATCAAGTCCTTATATGACTTTGAATAGACGAAAATTGAGAGCGCTTTCAAATGATTTAAGAAAATCTCTTGttcacaaaacaaatggaaacaaAGATTATTTAGATGATCGTAAAGTAATCGattcaaacaaacaaatttccGTCGTTGATGGGTGTTCTGCGAGCACAGAAAAAGTTATAGATCAGGATGTTGATACGTTGCTTCCATTCGTATACGAGAAAGACCATGCATTTAAAGTTCATACCTTTAAAGGACTAAATTGGTGTGAAGTGTGTGCAAATTTTCTTTGGGGATTTACCGCACAAGGAGTAAAATGCGAAGATTGTGGGATTGTGGCACACAATAAGTGCTCAGAACTTGTGCCTGCAAAATGCTTGCCTGACTTGAAGAATATTCGCGGTGTATTTGGAACTGATTTAACCACAGTTGTGCAACTATACCAGTGTTCTATACCTTTTGTAGTCCGCCGATGCGTTGAAGAGGTCGAGGCTCGTGGCATGTTACAGGAGGGTATTTATCGTGTTTCTGGTTTCGCCGATGAAATAGATGCTTTGAAATTGGCTCTTGATAGCGAAGGAGAGAAAACGAACATGTCTGAGACGGCATATAGTAATGTAAACGTTATAGCAGGAACATTAAAGTTGTACTTGCGGTTATTACCGGTACCTTTAATAACATTTCAATCGTATCCCAGTTTTATGGAAGCATCAA GAATTAACAGTCAAGAAGAACAAATAAAACGTATGGCTGAATCAGCGAAAAAACTGCCAATGGCTCATTATGCTTGCCTTAAATTTATGATGGAACATCTAAAGAG AGTTGCTTCGCATTACGCAGTTAATAAAATGAATGAACATAATTTGGCTACTGTCTTTGCACCAACTTTAATAGCTACTCCTCAACATCTTACGAATTTAACGGAGGAAATCTTCATGTTGTCGTTTTTAATAACACATTGTTCGTctatttttaattaa
- the PpV gene encoding protein phosphatase V, whose product MADLDKWIDLVKDCRYLPENDLKKLCDIVCEILLEESNIQPVSTPVTVCGDIHGQFYDLEELFCIGGAIPNTSYIFMGDFVDRGYYSLETLTRLLTLKARYPDRITLLRGNHESRQITKVYGFYDECFSKYGNANAWKYCCKVFDLLAIAAIIDEEVLCVHGGLSPEIITLDQIRTIDRNGEIPYRGAFCDLVWSDPEEMDYWGQSPRGAGWLFGQLVTKDFMQINNLELICRAHQLVNEGIKYMFDSKLVTVWSAPNYCYRCGNVAAMLNFQTAKDRTARIFVAVPETDRVIPPHNTTPYFL is encoded by the exons ATGGCCGATCTAGACAAATGGATTGATCTGGTAAAGGACTGTAGATATCTACCAGAAAACGACTTGAAAAAATTATGTGATATCGTTTGCGAAATTCTTTTGGAAGAATCAAATATACAGCCAGTCAGCACACCAGTGACAGTTTGTGGTGACATACATGGACAG TTTTATGATTTGGAGGAACTATTTTGTATTGGTGGTGCTATTCCGAATACAAGTTATATATTTATGGGTGACTTCGTTGATCGAGGTTACTACAGCCTGGAAACACTGACACGTTTACTGACACTAAAG GCTCGATATCCTGATCGTATAACTTTGCTAAGGGGGAATCATGAATCACGTCAGATAACAAAAGTTTATGGATTCTACGACGAATGTTTCAGCAAGTATGGTAATGCGAATGCTTGGAAATATTGCTGCAAAGTATTCGATTTATTGGCAATAGCTGCT attattGATGAAGAAGTACTGTGTGTACATGGAGGTTTAAGTCCAGAGATTATTACTTTAGATCAAATTAGAACCATTGATCGTAATGGTGAAATACCATATAGAGGTGCATTCTGTGATTTAGTGTGGTCGGACCCCGAAGAAATGGATTATTG gGGCCAGAGTCCAAGAGGCGCTGGATGGCTTTTCGGTCAATTGGTTACCAAAGATTTTATGCAAATTAACAATTTGGAATTAATTTGCCGAGCTCATCAACTCGTTAACGAAGGCATAAAATATATGTTCGACAGTAAGTTAGTAACTGTATGGTCGGCTCCAAATTACTGCTACCGATGTGGTAATGTGGCAGCGATGTTAAATTTCCAGACAGCAAAAGATCGTACAGCGAGAATATTTGTGGCGGTACCTGAAACGGATCGAGTTATACCACCACACAATACCacaccatattttctataa
- the LOC142230089 gene encoding uncharacterized protein LOC142230089, which yields MNCELCIVPLRRTKSYSIYDEFFFDGKSRLVDVIEKYLQMELKSSDSQSPFLCHSCYTHLEDFHKFALLVKEKQESLNYIPTIKLEDSDDEDEHEIGYIRDTDVLVEFKTDGGASQECDEIPIDTQDELLIPASGQHQTNNEFYSGKRSGFDNMPPWLIGEGTPFKMKSNSSKAPIRKTPYKTHTPEDRSRIVDAANRGDDWSALASKLGVKYKTAYTWVSTSRKEMFLKSGKISFSENEIHTIIRWIEENRQLTLKEIVSKVKNHLKKDVCVYYIEGILEGRLYQHRRSQDFHSHLMNTIENKFKRSEYVKTLQYYMELTKSIIWMGEAHLKMFCRRAKGRFNTNTTFFATCDPTIYMMGAISAEGDIELKRSRERLRPDDIFRKMVSTNNYDLNNLVIVCDSDYCFSELDEYLNNSEVTLLLLSPYSCSLNPLEIIWDNIKKNVKSQPNISLFNPNEVKEQRLLLAEKCIDNMLHSITTEECKKAIRSASKHYNDIIGMQDMSY from the exons ATGAATTGCGAACTGTGCATAGTCCCCTTGAGAAGGACAAAATCATACAGTATTTACGATGAGTTCTTTTTCGATGGCAAAAGTCGTTTGGTTGAtgtaatagaaaaatatttacaaatggaG CTAAAATCATCTGATTCCCAATCGCCATTCCTTTGTCACTCTTGTTATACACACTTGGAAGATTTCCACAAGTTTGCTTTGTTAGTTAAGGAGAAACAAGAATCACTGAATTATATTCCTACAATAAAATTGGAAGATTCTGATGATGAGGATGAACACGAAATTGGTTACATACGAGATACTGATGTTTTAGTGGAGTTCAAGACTGATGGTGGAGCCAGTCAAGAGTGCGACGAGATCCCAATAGATACACAAGATGAATTGTTGATTCCGGCCAGTGGTCAACACCAAACTAATAACGAATTTTATAGTGGAAAAAGATCAGGATTTGACAATATGCCGCCATGGTTAATAGGAGAAGGAACTCCGTTCAA aaTGAAATCCAATTCTTCCAAGGCACCAATTCGCAAAACTCCTTACAAAACCCATACACCTGAAGATCGGTCGAGAATCGTTGATGCTGCAAACCGAGGAGATGATTGGTCCGCCTTGGCTTCGAAGCTGGGAGTAAAGTATAAAACTGCTTACACCTGGGTATCGACGAGCcgtaaagaaatgtttttaaaaagtggcaaaatttctttttccgaAAATGAAATTCATACGATTATTCGGTGGATAGAAGAAAACCGACAGTTGACGTTAAAGGAAATTGTTTCCAAAGTTAAAAACCATTTGAAAAAAGATGTCTGCGTTTATTATATAGAGGGTATTCTAGAAGGCCGTCTTTACCAACACAGGCGATCACAGGACTTTCATTCGCATCTTATGAATACAATCGAAAATAAGTTTAAACGTTCCGAATATGTTAAAACTCTTCAATATTATATGGAATTAACGAAAAGTATTATCTGGATGGGAGAGGctcatttaaaaatgttttgtcgtcGCGCTAAAGGACGTTTTAATACAAATACAACATTCTTTGCTACGTGCGATCCTACAATTTAcatgatgggagctatatcagcgGAAGGTGATATAGAACTTAAGCGCAGTCGGGAGCGCTTACGACCAGATGATATATTTAGAAAAATGGTATCCACTAATAATTATGATCTTAATAATTTAGTAATTGTATGTGATAGCGATTATTGCTTTTCTGAACTCgatgaatatttaaataattccgAAGTAACTCTTCTACTACTTAGTCCATATTCATGTTCCCTAAATCCATTGGAAATCATTTGGGATAACattaagaaaaatgttaaaaGTCAACCCAATATTTCTCTCTTCAATCCCAATGAAGTAAAAGAACAGCGTCTATTATTGGCTGAAAAATGTATCGATAATATGTTGCACAGTATTACCACAGAagaatgcaaaaaggcaataagaAGTGCAAGCAAACATTACAATGACATAATAGGCATGCAGGATATGTCTTATTAA